The nucleotide sequence CAAGCAGCTCCTGCGTTCAGCCAAGGCTCGAACGCAGGAAGCGCTCGACCAAGCTTTAACCAGGATTATCAACGAGTGTATTTCTGCTGACGATGCCCTTGGCTGGTTCAATCACTGTGGCTTATTCATCTGAGAACCGCTGTAACTCTGGGCAGTAAGCAGGTTGAAACAATAAAATCACATTCTCTGGCACCACTAAATCTTTACTGCTGTGAAAACGCCCGTTATCCACTTGTAGAATGTTGAGACTATCGGGGTAGGCTTTGGAGAACTCCTCGAGGAACGCTTGATAGCAAGCAGTATCCCTAAGTACAGGACAAAAGTTTGAGATTGTCCAAGAACTCATCTAATTTATGGTCAAGATTAACGAGTAGGTTGTGCAAGTAATCTAAGCCATATCGGAATAGACTCTGGGCTTTGCGCCCATGGGACTTGAGTTGAATCGTTTTGTGCGCCTGCCGCCACACCCCCGTTCGCATCACCCAACATAACGCCAATGTGAGGAGCGCAAAGAGCTTGCGGACTCGGTAGTCATCAATAAAATGGGTCGCTTCGAGGCAGAAGCCCCGAGTTTTGAACGCACCGAACAGGGTTTCTAAATTCCACCGCAGGGCGTAATCTTTGAGGGCTGAATGGGGTGAATGGTTGGTGACCAAAATCAGTAATTCCTGGGTGTCAAGCCGCAGACCAACGACATACACCCAATGTCCCCACACTTGACGGCGTTTGCGTAAAATCTTGGTTTCACCCGCTTTGAGATCGGCAAAGAGGACGCGGCCATTCAGGGCTTTGCTGCCATCACTGAGCGTTTCAGTTTCGCGAATCCGCCCCCGAAACGGGATTGGCTCATCTTCGAGCAAATAGCCAATCCACTCCCGCCCAACAAATTCGCGGTCGCTCGTCAGGCACCGCAGGCGGACATCCTCGCCAAAAATCGTGAAGAATTCGTTGAGCAAATCGATGCGCTCTTGGGTGTTGGAATTGCCGCGGTTGTCCAGCATCAGAAACACCACCGGAAAGGAAATACCCTGATGGCAAATGCCCAGGGTGAGAATGTTGAAAACGCTACCGCCAAAGCTCCATTCGGTGCGGTCTATGGCGAGCACCCAAGGCTGCGGGATCCCCATCAGGCAGACCACGGCACGGGCAATCGCCGCATAATCGAGATCAAAGTCGCTAAAGAAGCGCTGGAGACGCTTGTAGTTCGACGGAATTTGGGCGGAACCACAAAAGCTAGCAGCCAATTCGCTCAGATTCACCGTACGGGTTCGTAGCAGGGCGATCAGAAATTGAGCCACAAATGCCAGCCGCGCACCATGCCAACCGAGGAGGGGCTGCAAAACTTGGCGAAATTCGGTAATCTGTTGCATGGGGGTCTCGTTGGTTTGTTGTTATTCCTAGGAAACCCCTTCCCGCCTAAGTTTTCAACCCTCTGTGTGCCTCAATTGACAAGTTTTGTCCTGTACTGAGGTTCCGAGTAGTTCACGCAAAATACCCCTTCACTGGCAAGCTGCACGACATCTTCTGACAGGGGAAACACACCGGCAACGGTTTCCGCATAGGTTTCTTCAACTTTTTGTTTGAGAGCATCGAGATTCAATTTGCTGTGCGCCTTATTGATGGTCAGCAGTGTCTTACGCACCTTCAGTTGACGGGCGACATCCAGCGTCACCGCCGTACCCTGATAATCTTGCTTGTCGGGGCGTAAAATCAGAATCAGAATATGGGAGATGGCGATCGATAGAAAGGTTTCCTTGGATAAACCCGGATGGGTATCAATGAACAGATAGTCTAACTGAAGGGTCTTAACCAGGTTGCGAAATCCATCATTCATTAGCTTGACATCGTAACCATCCTTCAAAATCCTGGCAATATCATCGGCTTTGACACTGGATGGCACTAGGAACAGCATTCCTGACCCATCTATACCAACATTAGCACCAACATCATAGGCGACCTCTTCAATCGAACGTTCACCCCACAAATAATTATTCAAGGTTTTGTCCATCTGCTCTGGCTCCAGGCCAAACAGGTTATGGATACCTGGAGAGGGGACATCTGTATCCACCACGCCAACTCGATTGCCCAATGCAGCCACGGTGGTTGCCAGATTGGCAGTAAAGTTAGACTTACCCGTTCCCCCTCGGTAGGAGTGAATAGAAACAACTTTAGGCATTTGCGTAATTTGTTGTGTAACAAAAATAGAGGCTGACAAAAGTTAAAGTCAGTTTACTATCTGGAGCCGCAAATTAATTTTGTTAAGACCGCATTTTTTTATTCTTCACTTCCAGGATAGTGACATCCTGGAAGATCTCAAACTGTGACTTTCGATACAGAAAAGACCTGATTTTTCTCTGTTTCTGTCTCTTTTGACCTGTAGCAGGGGACAGGG is from Leptothermofonsia sichuanensis E412 and encodes:
- a CDS encoding MinD/ParA family ATP-binding protein, giving the protein MPKVVSIHSYRGGTGKSNFTANLATTVAALGNRVGVVDTDVPSPGIHNLFGLEPEQMDKTLNNYLWGERSIEEVAYDVGANVGIDGSGMLFLVPSSVKADDIARILKDGYDVKLMNDGFRNLVKTLQLDYLFIDTHPGLSKETFLSIAISHILILILRPDKQDYQGTAVTLDVARQLKVRKTLLTINKAHSKLNLDALKQKVEETYAETVAGVFPLSEDVVQLASEGVFCVNYSEPQYRTKLVN
- a CDS encoding IS4 family transposase, with protein sequence MQQITEFRQVLQPLLGWHGARLAFVAQFLIALLRTRTVNLSELAASFCGSAQIPSNYKRLQRFFSDFDLDYAAIARAVVCLMGIPQPWVLAIDRTEWSFGGSVFNILTLGICHQGISFPVVFLMLDNRGNSNTQERIDLLNEFFTIFGEDVRLRCLTSDREFVGREWIGYLLEDEPIPFRGRIRETETLSDGSKALNGRVLFADLKAGETKILRKRRQVWGHWVYVVGLRLDTQELLILVTNHSPHSALKDYALRWNLETLFGAFKTRGFCLEATHFIDDYRVRKLFALLTLALCWVMRTGVWRQAHKTIQLKSHGRKAQSLFRYGLDYLHNLLVNLDHKLDEFLDNLKLLSCT